A portion of the Bombina bombina isolate aBomBom1 chromosome 11, aBomBom1.pri, whole genome shotgun sequence genome contains these proteins:
- the LOC128641880 gene encoding serine/threonine-protein kinase NLK2 → MAFPGRSLPGVFGSLVQPPLGQKYYCHPGAPGPQCNGDTREPEPDRPIGYGAFGVVWSVTDPRDGKRVALKKMPNVFQNLVSCKRVFRELKMLCFFKHENVLSALDILQPPQIDCFEEIYVITELMQSDLHKVIVSPQPLSADHIKVFLYQILRGLKYLHSAGILHRDIKPGNLLVNSNCVLKICDFGLARVEELDESQHMTQEVVTQYYRAPEILMGSRHYMSAIDIWSVGCIFAELLGRRILFQAQSPIQQLDLITDLLGTPPLTAMRSACEGARAHILRGPHKPPSLSVLYMLSGEATHEAVHLLCRMLLFDPLKRISAKDALAHPYLEEGRLRYHTCMCHCCYSVSSGRVYTADFEPTASPRFDDSYEKSLTSVWQVKELVHRFITEQQQGKRPPLCINPHSAAFKTFIRSTAWHSSKVSKKEER, encoded by the exons ATGGCGTTCCCGGGGCGCTCACTGCCCGGGGTGTTTGGGAGCCTGGTGCAGCCTCCTCTGGGGCAGAAGTATTACTGTCACCCTGGAGCCCCGGGCCCGCAGTGTAATGGGGATACCAGGGAACCCGAGCCGGACAGGCCTATCGGTTATGGGGCCTTCGGAGTGGTCTG GTCAGTAACTGACCCACGTGATGGGAAACGTGTTGCACTGAAGAAGATGCCGAACGTCTTCCAGAACCTGGTGTCCTGCAAGAGGGTGTTCAGGGAGCTGAAAATGCTCTGCTTCTTCAAACACGAAAAT GTTCTCTCAGCGCTGGATATTCTGCAGCCTCCACAGATTGACTGCTTTGAAGAAAT ATATGTAATCACAGAGTTGATGCAAAGTGACCTACACAAGGTTATTGTGTCTCCCCAGCCTCTTAGTGCCGACCACATCAAGGTCTTCCTGTACCAGATCCTGAGAG GACTGAAATATCTTCACTCTGCTGGAATTCTGCACAGAGACATCAAGCCTGGAAACTTGCTGGTGAACAGCAACTGTGTGCTCAAG ATCTGTGACTTTGGCCTAGCCCGTGTGGAGGAGCTGGATGAGTCTCAGCACATGACACAGGAGGTTGTGACTCAGTATTACAGAGCCCCTGAGATCCTCATGGGTAGTCGTCACTACATGAGCGCTATAGATATCTGGTCTGTGGGCTGCATCTTCGCTGAGCTCCTAGGGAGGAGGATCTTGTTCCAGGCACAGAGCCCCATTCAGCAG TTGGACCTGATCACAGATCTCCTGGGAACTCCACCTCTCACCGCCATGCGTTCAGCCTGCGAAGGAGCCAGAGCCCACATCCTGCGAGGCCCCCACAAACCG CCATCGTTATCTGTGCTGTACATGCTGTCTGGCGAGGCTACCCACGAGGCCGTTCACCTCTTGTGTCGGATGCTGCTGTTTGATCCG CTGAAGCGGATATCTGCCAAGGATGCCCTGGCCCACCCATACCTTGAGGAGGGCCGCCTGCGCTACCACACCTGTATGTGCCACTGCTGCTACTCCGTGTCTTCTGGTCGGGTGTACACCGCAGACTTTGAGCCCACAGCCAGCCCTCGATTTGATGACTCGTATGAGAAGAGCCTCACGTCTGTCTGGCAGGTCAAAG AGTTAGTCCATCGATTCATCACAGAACAACAACAGGGAAAGCGTCCACCACTGTGCATCAACCCGCACTCTGCAGCCTTCAAAACGTTCATCAG ATCCACGGCCTGGCATTCCTCAAAAGTGTCCAAGAAGGAGGAGAGATGA